Proteins co-encoded in one Oreochromis aureus strain Israel breed Guangdong linkage group 3, ZZ_aureus, whole genome shotgun sequence genomic window:
- the LOC116335815 gene encoding C-C motif chemokine 3-like, with amino-acid sequence MKTTHILLLCILGAALLSAVNCNSGNGPDNCCFKFYPRRIRANLVESYQLTDHRCPKPAAVFVTKKGRSVCMDPSLSWVESIMKTLDESSF; translated from the exons ATGAAGACCACTCACATCCTTTTGCTGTGCATCCTTGGAGCTGCTTTGTTGTCTGCAGTTAACTGCAACA GTGGAAATGGCCCCGACAACTGCTGTTTCAAGTTTTACCCAAGAAGAATTAGAGCAAACCTCGTGGAGTCGTATCAACTGACTGATCACCGATGCCCAAAGCCTGCCGCCGT CTTCGTTACCAAAAAAGGTCGTTCAGTCTGTATGGATCCGTCTCTCTCCTGGGTCGAAAGCATCATGAAAACGCTGGACGAGAGCTCATTTTAA
- the tbc1d14 gene encoding TBC1 domain family member 14 isoform X3, giving the protein MEYETKSGRAGSGNPTSPRQSVRKNLDFEPLSTTALILEDRPANLPAKPAEEAQKHRQQYEEMVAQVKKRELKEAQRRKKQLEDRCKLEESIGTAAQTWNQEILPNWSTVCTSRRVRDLWWQGIPPSVRGKVWSLAVGNELNITHELYNICLSRAKEKWKSTAALFTETESEDVGSSDRESSLELIKLDISRTFPQLCIFQKGGPYHDVLHSILGAYTCYRPDVGYVQGMSFIAAVLILNLDTADAFIAFANLLNKPCQMAFFRVDHSLMLTYFAAFEVFFEENLPKLFAHFKKNNLTPDIYLIDWIFTLYSKSLPLDLACRVWDVFCRDGEEFLFRTALGLLRLYQDVLTSMDFIHMAQFLTRLPDLIPADQLFQHIAAIHMTSRNRKWAQVLQALTEQKRSGARLPGAEALS; this is encoded by the exons ATG GAATATGAAACAAAGAGTGGCAGAGCTGGATCTGGCAACCCAACATCTCCCAGGCAGAGTGTGAGGAAAAACCTGGATTTTGAGCCTCTCTCCACCACTGCACTGATACTAGAAGACAGACCTGC TAACCTGCCTGCCAAGCCAGCTGAGGAGGCACAGAAACACAGGCAGCAGTATGAAGAGATGGTGGCCCAGGTTAAGAAGAGGG AGTTAAAAGAAGCTCAGAGGAGGAAGAAGCAGCTGGAGGATCGATGCAAGCTTGAAGAGAGCATTGGCACAGCAGCTCAGACCTGGAACCAAGAGATCCTGCCTAATTGGAGTACAGT GTGTACATCTCGACGAGTGAGGGACCTCTGGTGGCAGGGCATCCCCCCCAGTGTCAGAGGGAAAGTGTGGAGCCTGGCTGTGGGCAACGAGCTCAACATAACACATG agTTGTATAACATCTGCCTGTCCCGGGCCAAGGAGAAGTGGAAGAGCACAGCGGCACTCTTCACAGAGACTGAAAGTGAAG ATGTTGGTTCCTCAGACAGAGAGTCGAGTCTGGAGCTCATCAAGCTGGACATCTCAAGAACTTTCCCACAACTGTGCATCTTCCAGAAG GGTGGACCCTATCACGATGTGCTGCACAGCATTCTGGGAGCATACACTTGTTACAGGCCTGATGTTGGCTAT GTGCAGGGAATGTCCTTCATCGCTGCTGTGCTCATCCTGAACCTGGACACAGCCGATGCCTTCATAGCTTTTGCCAACCTGCTCAACAAGCCCTGTCAGATGGCCTTTTTCAGAGTCGACCACAGCCTT ATGTTGACTTACTTTGCAGCATTTGAAGTGTTCTTTGAAGAAAATCTACCAAAGctatttgcacatttcaagaaaaacaacttgacacctgatatttatttaattgaCTG GATCTTCACTCTGTATAGCAAGTCGCTGCCGTTGGACCTGGCGTGTCGAGTGTGGGATGTGTTCTGCAGAGATGGTGAAGAGTTCCTTTTCCGCACGGCTCTGGGATTGCTTCGCCTCTACCAGGATGTCCTGACCAGCATGGACTTCATCCACATGGCTCAGTTCCTCACCCGCCTGCCTGACCTCATCCCTGCCGACCAGCTCTTCCAGCACATTGCTGCTATTCACATGACCAGCCGCAACAGGAAGTGGGCACAG GTCTTACAGGCACTGACGGAGCAGAAGAGATCGGGAGCGAGGTTGCCTGGTGCCGAAGCGTTGAGCTGA
- the tbc1d14 gene encoding TBC1 domain family member 14 isoform X1: protein MANTAHDTQDRRENHCVISGGTIVENGSVVKDTTASHLNDHISNHCHEARAAAHSNAVLPIYKPSCSPANVCYSSPQKSYPDPEPDNHSLTSQDSGIPTLEINPPEPFLHSHQRQGDGGLMLDSSHDTPATLPLDNDPSDGATVRKSSTFPRSGYDNIRLFSPTLRLSSTMGAGVGGGALNRSDDISVCSVSSMSTELSVSNEDILDFTVTSDSSAIVTLETADSSTAHFSDVALSSSAGTSRDLWVAEVMQKEEDGRQRKLGPLASLFARSLFARRVKENQPVDQKDPGWKLFGKVPLRESPLKDPKKIQKEYETKSGRAGSGNPTSPRQSVRKNLDFEPLSTTALILEDRPANLPAKPAEEAQKHRQQYEEMVAQVKKRELKEAQRRKKQLEDRCKLEESIGTAAQTWNQEILPNWSTVCTSRRVRDLWWQGIPPSVRGKVWSLAVGNELNITHELYNICLSRAKEKWKSTAALFTETESEDVGSSDRESSLELIKLDISRTFPQLCIFQKGGPYHDVLHSILGAYTCYRPDVGYVQGMSFIAAVLILNLDTADAFIAFANLLNKPCQMAFFRVDHSLMLTYFAAFEVFFEENLPKLFAHFKKNNLTPDIYLIDWIFTLYSKSLPLDLACRVWDVFCRDGEEFLFRTALGLLRLYQDVLTSMDFIHMAQFLTRLPDLIPADQLFQHIAAIHMTSRNRKWAQVLQALTEQKRSGARLPGAEALS from the exons TTATCTCTGGAGGAACCATAGTGGAGAATGGCTCTGTGGTCAAAGACACGACGGCCTCTCACCTAAATGATCACATCAGCAATCACTGTCATGAGGCCAGAGCGGCTGCACACAGCAACGCCGTCCTGCCCATCTACAAGCCATCCTGCTCGCCCGCTAATGTCTGTTATAGCAGCCCACAGAAAAGTTACCCAGACCCGGAGCCCGACAACCACAGCCTGACTTCCCAGGACTCGGGTATCCCCACTCTGGAGATCAATCCTCCAGAGCCCTTCCTTCACAGTCACCAACGGCAAGGCGACGGAGGCCTTATGTTGGACTCGAGTCACGACACCCCCGCCACATTACCTCTGGACAATGATCCCTCTGATGGCGCCACCGTACGTAAATCCTCCACCTTTCCCCGCAGCGGTTatgacaacatccgcctctttAGCCCCACCCTCAGATTATCCTCCACTATGGGAGCTGGTGTTGGGGGCGGAGCATTAAACCGTAGTGACGACATCTCTGTGTGCAGCGTGTCGAGCATGAGCACAGAACTGTCGGTCTCCAACGAAGACATCCTGGATTTCACAGTTACCTCCGACTCCAGTGCGATTGTCACTTTGGAGACAGCCGACAGCAGCACTGCCCACTTTTCAGACGTGGCGTTGTCGTCTTCGGCGGGAACCTCCAGAGACTTATGGGTGGCAGAAGTCATGCAGAAAGAAGAGGATGGGAGGCAGAGAAAATTGGGACCACTAGCAAGTTTATTTGCAAG GAGCCTGTTTGCCAGGAGAGTGAAGGAAAATCAGCCTGTGGACCAGAAGGACCCTGGGTGGAAGCTGTTTGGGAAAGTACCACTTCGGGAAAGCCCCCTCAAAGACcctaagaaaatacaaaag GAATATGAAACAAAGAGTGGCAGAGCTGGATCTGGCAACCCAACATCTCCCAGGCAGAGTGTGAGGAAAAACCTGGATTTTGAGCCTCTCTCCACCACTGCACTGATACTAGAAGACAGACCTGC TAACCTGCCTGCCAAGCCAGCTGAGGAGGCACAGAAACACAGGCAGCAGTATGAAGAGATGGTGGCCCAGGTTAAGAAGAGGG AGTTAAAAGAAGCTCAGAGGAGGAAGAAGCAGCTGGAGGATCGATGCAAGCTTGAAGAGAGCATTGGCACAGCAGCTCAGACCTGGAACCAAGAGATCCTGCCTAATTGGAGTACAGT GTGTACATCTCGACGAGTGAGGGACCTCTGGTGGCAGGGCATCCCCCCCAGTGTCAGAGGGAAAGTGTGGAGCCTGGCTGTGGGCAACGAGCTCAACATAACACATG agTTGTATAACATCTGCCTGTCCCGGGCCAAGGAGAAGTGGAAGAGCACAGCGGCACTCTTCACAGAGACTGAAAGTGAAG ATGTTGGTTCCTCAGACAGAGAGTCGAGTCTGGAGCTCATCAAGCTGGACATCTCAAGAACTTTCCCACAACTGTGCATCTTCCAGAAG GGTGGACCCTATCACGATGTGCTGCACAGCATTCTGGGAGCATACACTTGTTACAGGCCTGATGTTGGCTAT GTGCAGGGAATGTCCTTCATCGCTGCTGTGCTCATCCTGAACCTGGACACAGCCGATGCCTTCATAGCTTTTGCCAACCTGCTCAACAAGCCCTGTCAGATGGCCTTTTTCAGAGTCGACCACAGCCTT ATGTTGACTTACTTTGCAGCATTTGAAGTGTTCTTTGAAGAAAATCTACCAAAGctatttgcacatttcaagaaaaacaacttgacacctgatatttatttaattgaCTG GATCTTCACTCTGTATAGCAAGTCGCTGCCGTTGGACCTGGCGTGTCGAGTGTGGGATGTGTTCTGCAGAGATGGTGAAGAGTTCCTTTTCCGCACGGCTCTGGGATTGCTTCGCCTCTACCAGGATGTCCTGACCAGCATGGACTTCATCCACATGGCTCAGTTCCTCACCCGCCTGCCTGACCTCATCCCTGCCGACCAGCTCTTCCAGCACATTGCTGCTATTCACATGACCAGCCGCAACAGGAAGTGGGCACAG GTCTTACAGGCACTGACGGAGCAGAAGAGATCGGGAGCGAGGTTGCCTGGTGCCGAAGCGTTGAGCTGA
- the tbc1d14 gene encoding TBC1 domain family member 14 isoform X2 — MATPSLMLYTDRSLFARRVKENQPVDQKDPGWKLFGKVPLRESPLKDPKKIQKEYETKSGRAGSGNPTSPRQSVRKNLDFEPLSTTALILEDRPANLPAKPAEEAQKHRQQYEEMVAQVKKRELKEAQRRKKQLEDRCKLEESIGTAAQTWNQEILPNWSTVCTSRRVRDLWWQGIPPSVRGKVWSLAVGNELNITHELYNICLSRAKEKWKSTAALFTETESEDVGSSDRESSLELIKLDISRTFPQLCIFQKGGPYHDVLHSILGAYTCYRPDVGYVQGMSFIAAVLILNLDTADAFIAFANLLNKPCQMAFFRVDHSLMLTYFAAFEVFFEENLPKLFAHFKKNNLTPDIYLIDWIFTLYSKSLPLDLACRVWDVFCRDGEEFLFRTALGLLRLYQDVLTSMDFIHMAQFLTRLPDLIPADQLFQHIAAIHMTSRNRKWAQVLQALTEQKRSGARLPGAEALS, encoded by the exons ATGGCAACTCCATCGCTCATGCTGTACACTGACAG GAGCCTGTTTGCCAGGAGAGTGAAGGAAAATCAGCCTGTGGACCAGAAGGACCCTGGGTGGAAGCTGTTTGGGAAAGTACCACTTCGGGAAAGCCCCCTCAAAGACcctaagaaaatacaaaag GAATATGAAACAAAGAGTGGCAGAGCTGGATCTGGCAACCCAACATCTCCCAGGCAGAGTGTGAGGAAAAACCTGGATTTTGAGCCTCTCTCCACCACTGCACTGATACTAGAAGACAGACCTGC TAACCTGCCTGCCAAGCCAGCTGAGGAGGCACAGAAACACAGGCAGCAGTATGAAGAGATGGTGGCCCAGGTTAAGAAGAGGG AGTTAAAAGAAGCTCAGAGGAGGAAGAAGCAGCTGGAGGATCGATGCAAGCTTGAAGAGAGCATTGGCACAGCAGCTCAGACCTGGAACCAAGAGATCCTGCCTAATTGGAGTACAGT GTGTACATCTCGACGAGTGAGGGACCTCTGGTGGCAGGGCATCCCCCCCAGTGTCAGAGGGAAAGTGTGGAGCCTGGCTGTGGGCAACGAGCTCAACATAACACATG agTTGTATAACATCTGCCTGTCCCGGGCCAAGGAGAAGTGGAAGAGCACAGCGGCACTCTTCACAGAGACTGAAAGTGAAG ATGTTGGTTCCTCAGACAGAGAGTCGAGTCTGGAGCTCATCAAGCTGGACATCTCAAGAACTTTCCCACAACTGTGCATCTTCCAGAAG GGTGGACCCTATCACGATGTGCTGCACAGCATTCTGGGAGCATACACTTGTTACAGGCCTGATGTTGGCTAT GTGCAGGGAATGTCCTTCATCGCTGCTGTGCTCATCCTGAACCTGGACACAGCCGATGCCTTCATAGCTTTTGCCAACCTGCTCAACAAGCCCTGTCAGATGGCCTTTTTCAGAGTCGACCACAGCCTT ATGTTGACTTACTTTGCAGCATTTGAAGTGTTCTTTGAAGAAAATCTACCAAAGctatttgcacatttcaagaaaaacaacttgacacctgatatttatttaattgaCTG GATCTTCACTCTGTATAGCAAGTCGCTGCCGTTGGACCTGGCGTGTCGAGTGTGGGATGTGTTCTGCAGAGATGGTGAAGAGTTCCTTTTCCGCACGGCTCTGGGATTGCTTCGCCTCTACCAGGATGTCCTGACCAGCATGGACTTCATCCACATGGCTCAGTTCCTCACCCGCCTGCCTGACCTCATCCCTGCCGACCAGCTCTTCCAGCACATTGCTGCTATTCACATGACCAGCCGCAACAGGAAGTGGGCACAG GTCTTACAGGCACTGACGGAGCAGAAGAGATCGGGAGCGAGGTTGCCTGGTGCCGAAGCGTTGAGCTGA